In Candidatus Cohnella colombiensis, one DNA window encodes the following:
- a CDS encoding transposase, translating to MSEEPMLPLSGESVEVDGVYEDEWGHEEPLKRGQTFPSDFMLGETEWKLTEYNYDNHHEGRTDPRLVPKKNDTDKMGKITHPRRQIDRGKK from the coding sequence ATGAGCGAAGAACCTATGCTGCCCCTATCGGGCGAATCGGTTGAGGTTGATGGTGTTTATGAGGATGAATGGGGTCATGAAGAGCCCCTCAAACGAGGGCAAACATTCCCCTCGGACTTTATGCTTGGCGAGACGGAATGGAAGCTAACTGAATACAACTACGATAATCATCATGAAGGTCGAACCGATCCAAGGCTTGTACCGAAAAAGAACGATACAGACAAGATGGGTAAGATCACCCACCCTCGCAGACAAATCGATCGAGGAAAAAAGTAA
- a CDS encoding diacylglycerol kinase family lipid kinase, with product MILFVVNEASGNGHGRKVWNKVESILKQREISFDKISSESATDAIERTKAFLKHSNVNTIGIVGGDGTIHSLLPLLVGSGISLGLIPTGSGNDTARAFHIPHDPIKALEILLTGHALPSDVLLTSQLDRGDELTLTAVAIGLDAMVAADVNESNYKRWCNRLRIGSFAYIIGLIRALFRFKPSSVTITLDGVTHQYNRGWLTAISNVPSYGGGLKICPQARPDDGQLHVCIVHSCSLWQIIRLFPTLLTGTHVKQPYVKMLSGQQVNITTSAPFLACGDGELIGRTPIEARLLVDQLLIVTKLSG from the coding sequence TTGATTCTTTTCGTAGTTAATGAAGCATCAGGAAACGGCCACGGTCGAAAAGTATGGAATAAGGTTGAGTCCATTTTAAAGCAACGAGAAATTTCCTTTGATAAAATTTCATCAGAAAGTGCAACCGACGCCATCGAGCGCACGAAAGCATTTCTGAAACATTCGAACGTAAACACGATCGGAATCGTCGGCGGAGACGGCACGATACATAGCTTATTGCCACTCCTTGTCGGGAGCGGCATTTCACTAGGACTTATTCCTACCGGATCAGGCAATGACACCGCTCGAGCATTTCATATCCCACACGACCCCATCAAAGCACTAGAGATCCTCTTAACCGGACATGCTCTTCCCTCGGACGTACTACTCACTTCTCAACTTGATCGAGGTGACGAGCTTACGCTTACAGCTGTCGCAATCGGTCTCGATGCAATGGTTGCTGCAGACGTCAACGAATCAAATTATAAGCGGTGGTGTAATCGACTGCGGATCGGTTCTTTCGCTTATATTATTGGGCTAATACGTGCTCTTTTTCGCTTCAAGCCTTCATCAGTCACGATCACATTGGATGGAGTAACCCATCAATATAATCGAGGCTGGTTAACTGCGATTTCCAATGTACCCTCATATGGTGGTGGATTAAAGATTTGTCCTCAAGCCCGTCCCGATGACGGGCAATTACATGTATGCATTGTACATAGTTGTTCTCTTTGGCAAATCATCCGACTATTCCCCACGTTATTAACCGGTACACACGTGAAGCAGCCCTACGTTAAGATGCTATCCGGTCAACAAGTCAATATAACGACGTCAGCACCCTTCCTTGCCTGTGGTGATGGTGAACTGATTGGGAGGACCCCAATCGAAGCTAGATTACTGGTCGATCAACTGCTCATAGTGACCAAGCTATCAGGATAA
- a CDS encoding MFS transporter, with translation MVKKSAIGLFFHPDMLLYTIILFLVEFVRGAALFSFLPIYGEHSLGLSLDVIGAAITAHYLTDTGLKLAIGYLLDRLSVRTIISVGCLLSLIGITAMQYADAAWIFITAAAIYGIGISPIWIVCLTKIREDQRATQMGVLYTIWLVGLGTGPVVTNLLLDYDASLTYWVLVAVSLTSWLLSLLITGGRSIHLDVVPFRKQLSILGSRLKEMKLLLPGMVLQTLSAGMLLPILPSFAVNDLGMSATHYSMLLLIGGGCTIIGLIPMGKLSDAYGKKWFLVIGFLCFGAILFALTFTPPISLAFFWASVLGISYAAVLPAWNALLAAYVPPGQQGLGWGVLSTVEGIGGMIGPIIGGVLATSFSQSSVIALAGLLFILISLFYIFFPFRIFRGEGSKA, from the coding sequence ATCGTGAAAAAGTCTGCAATCGGTCTATTCTTTCATCCAGACATGCTACTTTATACAATCATCCTTTTTCTAGTCGAGTTCGTGCGTGGAGCAGCTTTGTTCAGCTTTCTACCCATCTATGGTGAGCACTCACTAGGCTTAAGCCTTGATGTAATTGGGGCAGCGATAACTGCTCATTACTTAACAGATACAGGACTAAAGCTTGCGATCGGCTATTTACTTGATCGATTATCAGTGAGAACGATCATTAGCGTAGGATGCTTACTGTCTCTAATCGGAATAACTGCCATGCAATATGCAGATGCTGCTTGGATATTCATTACAGCTGCCGCGATCTATGGCATCGGGATCTCACCGATCTGGATCGTATGTCTAACCAAAATTCGCGAGGATCAGCGAGCAACGCAGATGGGCGTATTGTATACAATTTGGCTCGTCGGTCTAGGCACTGGTCCTGTCGTTACTAACTTGTTACTCGATTATGATGCTTCGCTCACCTATTGGGTGCTAGTCGCAGTTTCTCTCACTTCCTGGCTTTTATCACTGCTCATCACTGGCGGACGTAGCATTCACCTTGACGTCGTCCCGTTCCGTAAGCAACTGTCCATTCTCGGAAGTCGCTTGAAAGAGATGAAGCTGCTGCTTCCAGGAATGGTTTTGCAGACGCTCTCTGCGGGGATGCTACTGCCGATACTACCTAGCTTTGCTGTCAATGATCTCGGTATGTCAGCAACCCATTACTCCATGCTTTTACTTATTGGCGGTGGCTGTACGATCATTGGATTAATCCCCATGGGAAAGCTATCAGATGCATACGGAAAAAAGTGGTTTCTCGTTATCGGATTTCTATGCTTCGGCGCAATATTGTTCGCATTAACCTTTACGCCCCCAATCTCATTAGCATTCTTCTGGGCTTCCGTACTTGGGATTTCATATGCTGCTGTATTGCCCGCCTGGAACGCACTTTTGGCTGCTTACGTGCCTCCGGGTCAGCAAGGTCTCGGTTGGGGGGTCTTATCCACAGTAGAAGGCATTGGCGGGATGATCGGGCCTATTATCGGTGGTGTGCTCGCAACTTCATTCAGTCAATCGTCTGTCATTGCGCTTGCAGGACTATTGTTTATCCTCATTAGTTTATTCTATATCTTCTTTCCCTTCCGCATCTTCCGTGGTGAAGGCTCGAAAGCATAA
- a CDS encoding aromatic acid exporter family protein, with product MTIGARVLKTGLAIAVALWVGTLLHLEAPIIAAIAAIFMIQPSIHRSWLQMLDQLQSNALGAAIALGSVWIVGSSQSSPILVGLVSVGVILLCIRFKMEETIGLTLVTVVIVMEAHGQGWNIALDRLAALLTGIVSAFVVNVAISPPRHRVRLEKFMQDAETMLSRLLRTVVSKELKENVAHEDYERLKTMLRKLDEFFELYSEERILSKKYRMHRDDLLAVYKGMLLTLEKGGNVI from the coding sequence GTGACAATTGGTGCAAGAGTACTAAAAACAGGCTTAGCTATCGCAGTCGCATTATGGGTAGGCACTTTACTCCATTTGGAAGCACCTATTATTGCGGCAATTGCCGCGATTTTCATGATTCAACCGTCTATTCATCGCTCGTGGCTACAAATGCTTGATCAATTGCAAAGTAACGCTCTTGGAGCTGCGATTGCTCTAGGTTCTGTATGGATAGTTGGAAGCTCGCAGAGCTCGCCGATCTTGGTAGGACTCGTTAGTGTGGGCGTTATTTTGCTTTGTATTCGATTCAAAATGGAAGAAACGATCGGACTTACGCTCGTAACGGTTGTCATCGTAATGGAGGCGCATGGGCAAGGTTGGAATATCGCACTTGATCGTTTGGCGGCGTTGCTGACCGGGATCGTTTCAGCATTTGTCGTCAATGTCGCTATATCACCTCCACGTCATCGCGTACGATTAGAGAAGTTCATGCAGGATGCAGAGACGATGCTATCACGCTTACTACGTACAGTCGTTTCTAAAGAGCTTAAGGAAAATGTAGCCCACGAGGATTACGAGCGCTTGAAGACGATGCTGCGCAAGCTAGATGAATTTTTTGAGCTGTATTCAGAAGAAAGAATATTGTCTAAAAAGTATCGCATGCATAGAGACGATTTGCTCGCCGTCTATAAGGGGATGTTGCTTACATTAGAAAAAGGGGGTAACGTTATTTGA
- the ilvA gene encoding threonine ammonia-lyase IlvA yields MHEEQSHHIPLSEILNAHRILQEVVTQTPLQHNRSLSAKYNCNVYLKREDLQVVRSFKIRGAYFLISSLPEAKRINGVICASAGNHAQGVAYSCQKLGIPGIIYMPSTTPRQKINQVKLFGANQVEIRLTGDTFDDAYTEAIRYSEQSGLPFIHPFDDPSIIAGNATVGKEIIEAGVQPIDLLLVTIGGGGLAAGVSSYVKAISPMTEIIGVEPEGAPSMQRAIEENAVLTLDEIDKFVDGAAVKRVGDYTFSICKQLLDDSITVPEGRVCTTMLELYNEHAIVAEPAGALAVAALSIIDPEKIRGKNVVCIVSGGNNDIDRMQEVKERSLMYEGLKHYFMLNFPQRAGALREFLDDVLGPSDDIVQFEYTKKHNKENGPALVGIELKSREDYDPLIERMERKGFHFIELNKDPLLFNLLI; encoded by the coding sequence ATGCATGAAGAGCAATCCCATCATATTCCGCTCTCAGAGATCTTAAATGCACATCGTATTTTACAAGAAGTCGTGACACAAACCCCGTTGCAACACAACCGTAGCTTATCTGCTAAATACAATTGTAATGTCTATCTCAAGCGAGAAGACCTTCAAGTCGTACGCTCTTTTAAAATTCGCGGTGCCTACTTTCTAATATCCTCATTGCCAGAAGCTAAACGTATTAATGGCGTAATCTGCGCTAGTGCAGGCAATCATGCACAAGGTGTCGCTTACTCCTGTCAGAAGCTTGGTATACCCGGTATCATCTATATGCCATCAACAACACCGAGACAAAAAATCAATCAAGTGAAGCTGTTCGGAGCCAATCAAGTAGAAATTCGTTTGACCGGAGATACGTTCGACGATGCTTATACAGAGGCAATTCGTTATAGTGAACAATCCGGACTACCCTTTATTCATCCATTTGATGATCCAAGCATTATCGCAGGTAATGCGACGGTAGGCAAAGAAATTATTGAAGCTGGTGTCCAGCCCATAGATCTACTCCTCGTTACCATCGGCGGCGGTGGTTTGGCTGCAGGAGTATCGTCTTATGTTAAGGCGATTAGTCCTATGACCGAGATCATCGGAGTAGAACCAGAAGGCGCGCCCTCGATGCAACGAGCCATAGAAGAAAATGCGGTGCTCACACTGGATGAGATCGACAAATTTGTGGATGGAGCCGCTGTGAAACGAGTCGGAGACTACACCTTTTCAATTTGCAAGCAACTTCTTGATGACAGCATAACTGTACCGGAAGGTCGCGTATGTACAACTATGCTTGAGCTATATAATGAACATGCGATTGTTGCAGAGCCTGCAGGTGCACTCGCTGTCGCTGCTCTCTCCATCATTGATCCTGAGAAGATACGGGGCAAAAATGTTGTCTGTATCGTAAGTGGGGGCAACAATGATATTGATCGTATGCAAGAAGTAAAAGAACGCTCCCTCATGTATGAGGGCCTAAAGCATTATTTCATGCTGAATTTCCCTCAAAGAGCCGGTGCCCTGCGTGAATTTCTTGATGATGTACTCGGTCCGAGCGATGATATTGTCCAATTTGAGTATACTAAGAAGCACAACAAAGAGAATGGTCCTGCACTCGTTGGAATTGAACTGAAGAGTCGCGAAGATTATGACCCGTTAATTGAACGCATGGAGCGCAAAGGATTCCATTTTATTGAGCTTAATAAAGATCCGCTTTTATTCAATCTGTTGATTTAG